A genome region from Bradyrhizobium commune includes the following:
- a CDS encoding AAA family ATPase — protein sequence MRRIIVVGSQGSGKPSLARELGRKLDLPVVHLDVLYWRPGWKASDTASFRVRVTDAIAGDAWVVDGSFSGLAFDLTLARADTLVVIERPRWLCQWRILLRSAFDRDTTRPDLPEGCPEQFDWKLMREAWRYDTERAPVIEAERIRYGSNIPVVRLGSDRGIADFLEALTPGRDPS from the coding sequence ATGCGCCGGATCATCGTCGTAGGCTCCCAGGGAAGCGGCAAGCCCAGCCTCGCCCGTGAACTCGGGCGAAAGCTCGACCTGCCGGTGGTGCATCTCGACGTGCTCTATTGGCGGCCGGGCTGGAAGGCATCCGACACGGCGAGCTTTCGCGTCCGCGTCACTGATGCGATCGCGGGCGATGCCTGGGTCGTCGACGGCAGCTTCTCCGGGCTTGCCTTCGACCTCACGCTTGCGCGTGCTGATACGCTGGTCGTCATCGAGCGACCGCGATGGCTCTGCCAGTGGCGCATTCTGTTGCGGTCGGCCTTCGATCGCGACACGACGCGGCCCGACCTGCCGGAGGGATGTCCGGAGCAATTCGACTGGAAGTTGATGCGGGAGGCGTGGCGCTACGACACCGAACGCGCGCCAGTGATCGAGGCAGAACGTATTCGCTATGGCTCCAATATCCCGGTCGTGCGTTTGGGAAGCGACCGGGGCATTGCGGATTTTCTGGAAGCTCTCACTCCAGGTCGGGACCCGTCTTGA